ctatacactgagttcaaagtcagcctggaatACTTGAGACCCTGACCAAAGAAGGGAATGAGGGCTAggaagtgtagctcagttggtagtatgcacaaagccctgcgttccatcctcagcaccacatgaaCTAGTCCCAATGGTGCATGTTTGTAATCTCAGACCTcagcaggaggaagcaggaggatcagaagttcaaggccatccttggctatattacaagtttgaagtcagcctgtgCAACAGGAATTTCtgttatacatacacaaaaaagaaTGTTAAATACTTTGCCATATGTGGATATAGATAGGTCTAACCTGACTACAGGACATAAATATGAGTGGAAACAGCATTGGTAACCCTTGCATTTGTACAGTTCTGTGGGATTTTTCCATCTGTTGAAAATGTAACTTCAAACGTGAAGTCCTGTCGCCACGATGCGCCTCAGCCCTGCGTTGCCCACTCTGTACTCATCACACCGAGGAACTCCTGCAGGTAATCCAGGAACTGCCTCGTCCTCCGCCTCTCCTCGCCACACTTCTCCTGTGAAAAGAACAGACTGTCATGTTGGCTCCTGGAGAAACAGCAGCAGCCAGACTCACAGGGTCCCCAGGGAACTTACTTTTTGGCGGTCaatgtatttctttattaatgaCAAGTTTTGGAATAGCATTTCCACGGAACCCCCGCGGACAGTTTGGTTCTTCAGCATGTCTAGTGCCTGAAAGATTTCTCCAATGCATAGCTGGTGCTGAAGGAAG
The nucleotide sequence above comes from Arvicanthis niloticus isolate mArvNil1 chromosome 6, mArvNil1.pat.X, whole genome shotgun sequence. Encoded proteins:
- the Il5 gene encoding interleukin-5 — protein: MKMLLCLSFLTLSCVWAIAMEIPMSTVVKETLIQLSTHRALLTSNETMRLPVPTHKNHQLCIGEIFQALDMLKNQTVRGGSVEMLFQNLSLIKKYIDRQKEKCGEERRRTRQFLDYLQEFLGVMSTEWATQG